The genomic DNA AGAGTTATGTATAAAAGTCATGGAGTTGATGTCTTCATGATCTGTTTCATAAATAGTAATATGCCGATTGGTTTTATTATTTACAGTACCTAATTCTTCATCAATCACAACATTTTTGAGTACGATCCTATTTAATACTTTGACATGAGATTTTTTATTTTCTTTAAAAAAACGGGTATAATCTTCCTTTAGCTTGTCACGACCAGAGTACATGGCATCATTAGGAAACCTGTTTACTGAAACGTTAACATCAAAAGCGTTAGCAAATTGTTCTAAATCTCTATTGTTAAAGGGAGCTATATGCTGTTGTACAATTGAAGCAGCTCTTTCTGGATTTGTTTTATCGTTAGAATTTGATTGAGAAAAGAAGGACAAAGGAAAACAAATAACTAAAACAAAAAAAGTAGATCTCATGACAAAAAAATTAATGTTTTAAAGATAACGAAAATAAATCCAGAGTTATGTTAAACTATTAGTTGTATTCAAGCATTACTGTTTGTTTCGAAAATGAAGTTATTAGGTAATATTATTTAACGTCAGTTTAATATATTATGAATTGATAATCAGGTGCTTAAAAAGTTTTAAAGAAGAAATCATGTCATTCCGGACGAGGAACGAGGAAGAATCTCATCATGATGAGGTGTCTCGTCACTCATGCTTCGCTCCGTCGACATGACAAACAGCTGTATTTCATTGGATTATATAAGATGTTTTTAATAAAGTTTACGTCGAACTCAGGTTATTTAGTGTAATTAAACTTAACAGTTTCTATAGAACCATTTTTTTGTTTTATATCAACATATACATTCATTTCATTATCACCTACTTTTTCAAAGGACATACCTTCAAAAATTACTTTATTTTTAGTGATTTCTTTAAGAGGAAAATCGACTGTTTCATCTTTAGTTTCCCATCCTTTTAAGTCGTTGTTAAAGTGCTTTAATTGAAGAATGAGTGTGTTTTCTACTTCACGGATTATTTCTGTTTCGTAAAAAGAAACTTTTCCATCATTTATAAGTTTGAAAGTTGCCATCATGGAACCGCCAGAAGGTTCACTCCAATTTTCTTCTGTTTGACCTCCAAAGGCTTCTCCTTTCCAATTACCAGCAATCCACGAAATATTTTTCAATTTTGGTTCTAATGTTTTCTCAACTTGAGCATTACAAGGCAAACTAAAAAGTGAGGTCATCATTATTAAGGTAATCACAATATATACTTTCATCATTTTATGTTTTAAACGAGTTTATAATATTAAGACGTCTGCGATGGTTAAAAAGGGACATTTTTTACAACTTTAACAAATACTATGTAATCCAAAAAAAGGAAAAACGCCTCGAAAATAAATTTCCGGAGCGTTTTAGAATTGAGTTAGTCACAAATTATATTGTTTATACTAAAAGCAGTATTTATTTTCTTGAATCACTTTTTTAGCAATAATATCTCTTAATTCAATAATGTTAGGCATATTAACATATTTAATATAGCGTTTTAAGCCCATAAGCATCATACGTTGTTCATCACCTGTAGAGAATGAAATAATAGAATGTTTACCAGCAGTTTCAATAACATCAATAGCATGGAATAGGTTTAATTTAGCCATTGCTATCTGTTCTTTCGCTTGATCTTCGCCTTCTTTTTTAGCCATTTTTTCTGCGCGAAGAATAGCCGTTTCGGCTAAATAAATCTGGATTAATATATCTGATGCAGCCAACATTAATTGCTGTTGCTCTTCAATTTTCTCACCGTATTTCTGTAAAGCAGCTCCGGCTACCATTAAGAATAGTTTTTTAAGGTTCTTTACAATATTCTTTTCTTCAGAGAATAATTCAGAATAATCAGGTACATCAAAAGATGGAATACCTACCAACTCATCTTTAACAGCCATAGCTGGTGTTAAAACATCAACATGACCTTTCATGGCTTTTTTGATAAGCATACCTATTGAAAGCATTCTGTTTATTTCATTAGTACCTTCATAAATTCTTGCTATACGCGCATCTCGCCATGCAGATTCAATGGGGGTTTCTTCAGAAAATCCCATACCTCCAAATATTTGAATACCTTCATCAGTACATCTTTGAGTATATTCAGAAACAGCTACTTTTAAGATAGAGCATTCTATAGCATATTCTTCAACACCTTTTAATTCGGCTTCCTGATGCGTATCTTTTCCATTATTTTTTCTTAGCTCAATACGATCCTCAATATTTTTTGCTGCTCGATAACTGGCAGCTTCTCCTACCCAGCAATTCGTGGCCATTTCTGCTATTTTTTGACGAATAGCACCAAAACTAGAGATTGGTGTTTTAAATTGAATACGCTCGTTAGCATATTTTACAGACTCTGTTATCACTCGACGTTGTGCATCTAAACATGCTGCAGCGAGTTTTATTCTCCCTACATTAAGAGCATTCATAGCTATTTTAAACCCGTTGCCTCTTGTTGATAGCATATTTTCAACTGGAACTACGGTTTCATTAAAGAAAACCTGACGTGTGGAAGAGGCACGAATCCCTAATTTATGCTCTTCTTCACCCATGGTGATACCATTAGGATTTTCCGGATCGTATTCTATGATGAATCCGGTAATATTTTTATCGTCTTCAATACGCGCAAAAACAATCATTAAACTACAGAATCCCGCGTTTGAAATCCACATTTTTTGCCCAGTAATACTATAACTTTTACCATCAGCAGAGAGTACAGCTTTTGTTTTTCCTGAGTTGGCATCACTTCCAGCACTTGGTTCGGTTAAGCAATACGAACCAAACCATTCACCAGAAGCCAATTTTGGTACATATTTTTTCTTTTGCTCTTCGGTTCCGTATAAAGTAATTGGCATAGTTCCAATGCCTGTATGCGCTCCAAATGCTGTACTAAAAGAACCGGTAGCTCCAGAAATATAATCGCAAACAAGCATAGTGTCTACAAAGCCCATACCCATACCGCCATATTCTTCAGGAACTGAAACACTTAAAAAACCAAGTTCTCCAGCTTTTTGCATACATGATTCTGTTAAGGCATAATCCTTTTTTTCAAATTGTGCTTTATTTGCCCAAATTTCTCTATCAACAAATTCAGTCACGGCTTCTTTCATCATTAACTGATCTTCATTGAAATCTTCTGGAGTGAATATATCTTCACAATTGGTGTCTTTTACTAGGAATTGTCCGCCACGTAAAATATTTTTTTCTTCCATGCTTGTAGTAGATTTAAGAAGAAAGAAAATAGAGAATAGACCTTAATTGAGGCTGTTTTGAAAGCCCATTGTCATTCTTTGGAATTCTTCTATTTTTCCTTCTAGTGTATTTAATATTATTTTGTTTATATATTTTCTATGATGTGCTACTAATAATTGTGTTCCTAATTCAAAAGATGAGCCTAAAGAGATATCTAAAAAATGACTAAAAGATTTATCTGTTCTGGCTGAACCTTCAGCAATGTTGCTAGGTATTGAAACAGAGCATCTGCTTATTTGAGAACTTAAATTGAATCTTTCATGTTTTGGAAAATCTAACAAGATATCAGATACACTATTTGTAATCTCTAAACCGAGTTTCCAAATTTTTAAATTTTTATAATTATGTCTTTGTTTAGCACACATTTTAAAATCTATTTTCTTTTATCTCTATTCTCTTCTCTCTATGGTTTTATTATTAATTAAGAAACTCGAATATGCCACAAGCTCCTTGACCAGTTCCGACACACATTGTAACGGCTCCATATTTTCCTTTCATGTTACGTTTACGCATTTCATCAAATAGCTGAACTGAAAGTTTTGCTCCGGTACAACCTAAAGGATGTCCTAATGCTATGGCACCTCCATTTACGTTTATAATATCTGGGTTGAGGTCTAATTCTCTAATCACAGCTAAAGATTGAGATGCAAATGCTTCATTTAATTCGATGAGCTCTAAATCGGATTGTTGTAGACCAGCTTGTTTTAATGCTTTTGGAATAGCCTTTACGGGGCCGATTCCCATAATTCGAGGTTCTACACCTGCTGCTGCATAGTTGACTAAGCGAGCAATAGGTTCTAGATTTAATTCTTTCACCATTTCTTCACTCATCACCATAACAAAGGCAGCCCCATCACTCATTTGAGATGAGTTACCTGCAGTAACACTGCCACCAGCTGCAAATACAGCCCGTAATTTTGCTAAAGCTTCTTTACTAGTTCCCGCACGCGGGCCTTCATCTTTTGTTACAGTATATGATTTGGTCGCTTTCTTTCCATTGGAATCAATATAAGTTTGTTCCACATCAATAGGCACAATCTGATCTTGAAAACGGTTTTCAGCTTGTGCTTTTAAAGCTTTCATATGTGAATTGTATGCAAATTCATCTTGATCTTCACGAGATACTTTGAATTGGTTGGCAACGGCTTCAGCCGTATTTCCCATACCCCAGTAATAATCTTCATGACCAGCTTTTACGATGTCGTAATTTAACTCAGGTTTAAACCCTGTCATAGGTACAGCACTCATACTTTCGGCACCCCCAGCAATAATACAGTCAGCCATTCCAGATTGTATTTTAGCAGTAGCAATACCAATGGTTTCGATACCTGATGAACAAAAACGATTTACGGTTACTCCAGGAACATCTACACTATTTAACCCCATTAAAGAAATTAAACGTGCCATATTTAATCCTTGAGATCCTTCTGGCATGGCATTACCAACAATAACATCGTCTATGCGCGTTTTGTCTAATTGTGGTAATTCCTTCATCATGTATTGAATGGTTTCTGCAGCCAATTCATCGGTTCTTTTAAAACGAAAGACACCCTTTGGAGCCTTTCCAACTGCGGTTCTGTATGCTTTTACGATGTAAGCGGTCTTCATGTGTTGTATAGTTTATTCTTAGAAAAAGAGGTTAGAATCTAGATGCCTAGAAATTAGACTAGTCATCGAGGTTATCTATAAACTTTCCTAACATTTTTTGAATTTGTAATATTTTATTTTCTAATTCTTCAAATTTATTTTTATTGAGATACCCTTCATTATGAGAAACGATTAATTGCGTTTCCCATTCGAATGCTGATCCCAGACTATTCTCTAAATATTTTTTAAAATGTTTATCTGTACTTTTACTTGATCCTTCAGCAATATTTGAAGGGATTGAAACAGCACTTCTATTCATTTGACTTATCAGATTAAATTTTTCAATATCTGGAAATGTCCTTGTTAATTTATAATTATCGCTAACTAGGGTAATTCCATTTTCCCAAACTTTTAATTTTTTAAAATTATGTCGTGCCATAGTCTATTATCTAACGTCTAACCGTCTAGCTTCTTAGTTTCTCAACGGTTTCCCAGTCGTTAACATATGTTGTATCCGTTCTAGAGTTTTGCGCTCTGTACATAGGCTTAAAAATGCTTCACGTTCTAAATCCAATAAATATTGTTCAGTAACTAAAGTTGGCTCGGATAAATCACCTCCTGCCATGACATAAGCTAATTTGTTTGCTATTTTATGATCGTGCTCACTTATATAATTTGCAGCTTCCATAGAATCTGTTCCTACTAAAAACATACCTAAGGCTTGTTTTCCAAGTACTTTGACATCTTTGCGTTTTACCGGTTGTGTGTAGCCAGCTTCTGCCATTAATTTTGCGTGAGCCTTAGCTGTTGCTATTTGTCGGTCTTTATTAGTAACTACAATATCTTTTCCTTTTTGTAGTACACCCATATCAAACGCCTCATAAGCAGACGTCGCAACTTTTGCCATACCGATAGTTAAAAAGTATTCTTGTAATATATTTAATTCCACATCACCTTTTCTAAACGTATCAGAAGCTCTTAAAGCCATTTCTTTAGAACCAGCACCTCCAGGAATAACCCCAACACCAAACTCTACTAATCCAATGTAAGTTTCTGCTGCAGCGACTACTTTATCGGCATGCATGGATAATTCACAAGCACCTCCTAAAGACATGCCGTGTGGTGCTGAAATGGTTGGAATAGATGAGTAGCGCATGCGCATCATTGTATCCTGAAAATATTTGATTGCTGCATTAAGTTCATCATATTCCTGCTCAACGGCCATCATAAATATCATACCAATATTGGCGCCAACTGAGAAGTTGGCACCTTGGTTGCCAATAATTAACCCTTGATATTCTTTTTCAGCTAAATCAATCGCTTTATTAAGTCCTGCTAAAACATCACCGCCAATGGTATTCATTTTAGATTGGAATTCGCAGTTTAATATACCGTCTCCCAAATCTTCAATAACAACACCTGAGTTTTTAAAGACTTCATTAGATTTTCTAATATTGTCTAAGATGATGAATGCATCCTGACCTGGTATTTTCTCTTGTGTTTTCTTTGGAATGTCGTAAGCATAAGTAGCTCCCTCTTTAACAGAATAAAATGATTTGCTGCCAGAGGCTAACATATCGTTTACCCAAGCGGCAGGCGCTAAGCCTTCAGCTTCCATGATTTCTATACCTTTTTCTACACCAATAGCATCCCATATTTGAAAGGGACCGTGTTCCCAACCAAAACCGGCTTTCATTGCGTCATCAATCTTATATAATTCGTCTGTTATTTCGGGAATGCGGTTTGAAACGTAAGCAAATAAAGCGGCGAAACTTTTTCTATAAAACGCTCCTGCTTTATCCTTTCCAGATACGAGTACTTTGAAACGATCTACAACGTTATCAATAGTTTTAGTAAGCTCCAAAGTAGCGAATTTCGCTTTCTTGGCAGCACGGTATTCTAAGGTATTTAAATCTAGTGATAGGATTTCTTTTTTGCCTTCGGCGGACACTGTTTTTTTATAAAACCCTTGTTTTGTTTTACTTCCTAACCATTTGTTTTTCATCATCGTATCGATGAAATCTGGTAATTTAAAAAGTTCTAAGCGTTCATCTTCTTTGCAGTTTTCTGCAATACCATTTGCCACATGAACTAATGTGTCTAAACCAACAACATCAACGGTTCTGAATGTCGCAGATTTTGGTCTGCCAATAACTGGACCTGATAATTTATCAACTTCTTCAATGGTTAATCCCATGTCTTTAACAGCATGAAATAAACTCATAATACTAAAGATCCCGATGCGGTTTCCTATAAAAGCAGGCGTGTCTTTGGCAACTACTGATGTTTTTCCCAGAAATTGTTCACCATAACTATTAAGGAATTCTAAAACTAAAGTATCTGTTTTAGGACCTGGAATGATTTCGAATAATTTTAAGTAACGGGCAGGGTTAAAAAAGTGAGTTCCGCAGAAGTGTTTCTGAAAGTCTTCACTACGTCCTTCACTCATAAACTTGATAGGAATACCAGATGTATTGCTAGTAATTAGAGTGCCTGGTGTTCTATGTTTTTCTAGTGATTCAAAAACCTGTTGCTTAATATCTAGTCGTTCAACGACCACCTCCATAATCCAATCAACGTGTGCCACTTTTGCAATATCATCTTCAAGATTACCTGTTGTAATGCGATTTGCGAACTTAGAATGATAAATTGGTGAAGGCTTCGATTTTAATGAGGCAGCAAGGGCATCATTAACCAATCTATTTCGTACGACCTTGTCTTCAAGAGTTAAGCCTTTGGACTTCTCTTTATCATTCAGTTCTCTTGGAACGATGTCAAGTAATAAAACATCTACGCCAATATTAGCGAAATGACATGCAATACCACTTCCCATAATACCAGAACCTATAATGGCTACTTTTTTTATTCTACGTTTACTCATTTTATACTACTAATCGTTTTGATTATATATTTTTTTATTTAATACCATATCATTAATAACTTCAGCGACTTCATAAAAACTGTTTAATTTTTCTTCTGAAACCTTACTTTTTATAGCTTCATTAAATGTTAAAACCTTTTCTCTTGAATAGGCTCTTTTTTCGAGACCAAAATCAGTGAGAGATATGATAACACCTCGACCATCTTTAGGGTTGGGTTTACGTTCAATAAGCCCTTTAGCTTCCATGGTTTTCAATATTCTGGATAAACTAGTCGCTTCCATTCCCATTTTTGGTCCTAAAGCAGTTGAAGGCGTGCCTTCTTCTCGATCTATACTTAATAAAGTAAAGCCTGTTGCCATAGTACTTTCAAATTTTGCAGCCTCTTCATTATACATTTTTTGCACAGCGAGCCATGTTGTTCTTAATATATAGTCAATAGTTTTGTCTTTCATATTATTTAGGTTGGTGACCAAATATATGAAAAATTTATTATGCATGCATAATAAATTGTGTAAAAATTAACACAACCTTGTTGAGAGAGTATTGAAAATGTGTTTTGTGATTTATTTAAGTTATGGTCTGTAGATTTTTTCTATCAAATCGACATACTTAGCCTTAATCACTTTTCTTTTCATTTTCAATGTAGGTGTTAAATGGCCAGCATCAATTGACCAAATATCTGGGGTTATTTCGAATTTTTTTATTTGTTCCCACTTACCAAAATCTTTATTCGCCGCGTCAATTTCTTCTTGAATACGAGCTAATAGCTTTGGATTATTAATAAGATCATTTGATGACTTAAAAGGAATGTCATGTCGTCTTGCCCATTCCTCAACAAATTCAAAGTTAAGTTGAATTAAGGCAGCAGGCATTTTTTCACCATCACCAATAACCATGATTTGTTCTATGAAGCGTGATTGTTTGAATTGATTTTCAAGTAATGTAGGTGCTACATATTTTCCGCCCGAGGTTTTAAACATTTCTTTTTTGCGATCGGTAATTTTTAAAAACCCTTCAGCATCAAATTCTCCAATATCACCTGTATGGAAATAATCTCCAGTCATGACTTCAGCTGTTTTTGCTTCATCTTTATAATATCCCATCATAACGTTGGGACCTTTACATAAAATTTCACCATCTTCTGCTATTTTAACTTCAACACCGTCTATAACCTTACCAACGTAACCTATTTTCCATTGGTTATTACGTTTGTCACTTGCAGAAATACCAGGAGATGTTTCCGTTAAGCCATAACATTCCATAATAGGCATGTCAGCTGCTCCAAATATGCGTCCTAACTTGGCTTGTAATGCCGCACTTCCAGATGCCATGAATACAATATTACCTCCTAAAGCTTCTTGCCATTTTTTAAATATAAGTTTACGGGCTATAGCTAGTTTTAATTCATACCATAGGCCATTTTTTTTGTAGGGTTCAAATTTAGTTCCAACTTCCACTGCCCAAAAAAACAGCATCTTTTTTATACCAGTTAATGCTGTGCCTTTCGCAATAATCTTGTCATATACCTTTTCTATTAACCTAGGAACTACAGTCATAGTGGCTGGTTTAATCTCTTTAGCATTATCGCCTATTTTATCCATAGATTCTGCAAAGTAAGTTTCAATGCTTCCAAATTGATATAAGTAGAGAAAAACACGCTCAAAAATGTGACATATAGGAAGAAAACTTAGCGCTCTTTCACCTTGTTTTAATGGGAATTTAAGCTGAGCTGAAAGGACATTAGAAACAATGTTATTGTGAGATAACATAACACCTTTAGGTTTTCCAGTAGTACCAGATGTATAGATTATCGTAGCTAAGTCGATTGAACTAACAGCTTCTTTTCTTTTTTCAACATCTTCTTGTGTGGATTCGTCCTTTCCAAGTTTTAATAATTCTGAATAATGTTTACAACCTTTAATATGATTGAAACTATAAATTTCTTTTAATTTTGTCTTTGATTTTATTGCATTTACTTTTTCCAATACATCTTCGTCTGATACAAAGCAGTATATAGATTCACTATGGTTTAAGATATACTCATAATCATCTGCACCAATTGTTGGGTAAATAGGTATGTTTTGTGCGCCTATTTGAAGGATGCCAATATCTATAATATTCCACTCAGTTCTGTTTGTTGTAGAAATAACAGCAATTTTATCGTGTTTTTTTACATCAAGACTTAATAAAGCTCTACTAATGGCATTTGCCTTATCTATATATTCTTTAGTTGAGGTTTTTACCCATTTACCATCGTACTTAGTAACTAATGCAGCATCTAAAGGATGGTTTTTTAGTTGATAATAAGGAAAATCAAAAAGTCTTGTAATTTCTTTCATGTGTTTTTTGTAGAATCTAGATATGCAAAATATGAAATTAAAAATGATTATCAAATTGAGTTTGTAAAATAGAATTTAATACAACAGCTTCTGGAAATTTTGATGATTTTAAGACTTTTAATTTCAGGAGCTTATTCTTTATCGTTAAACAACTCAAATATTTTATTTTTTTTGAATTATTATGAAAATCATATCTAATTTAAGGTAAAAAATAGCAAAGTTTTATAAAAAAGATGTTTTTATTGAATATTTAACATGTGTAAAGGTTAAAAGCTTAAATATTTTTCTGTTAAGACCATGTAACTCAAACGTTTTCGTGAAAAATCTAATCAAAAATACTTGGGTTTACTGATAATTGTCAGTTTTATAATTAAGCCCAGTATTTACCTTTGATATAGTAAAACAAGCATGATTTTTTAAAATATTAATAAAGATAAAACAATGGAAGTAAAACAATTTAACTACGGAATTTGGACGGAAAAGGTCGATGTAAGAGATTTTGTTATTAATAACATTACTCCTTATCACGGAACGTCAGAGTTTTTGGTTGGACCAAGCGCAAAAACTCAAAAACTATGGGAGGTATGTAAAGAGGCTACTAAAGAAGAACGACAAAACAATGGTGTGCGTTCAGTGGATACTGAAACAGTTTCTACAGTTAGTGCCTTTGATGCAGGGTACATTGATAGAAATAATGAAGTCATTGTAGGTTTACAAACTGACGAATTATTAAAACGAACAATGAAACCTTTTGGAGGTTTTAAAGTGGTGCAAAAAGCATTACAAGAACAAGGTGTAAAACCTAATAGTAACTTAACAGAATTATTTTCTAAATACGTTAAAACACATAATGATGGTGTGTTTGATGCCTATAATGCTGAAATAAAGAAATACCGTTCATTAGGTTTCTTAACAGGATTACCAGATAACTATGCTCGTGGTAGAATAATTGGCGATTATCGTCGTGTGGCTTTATACGGAGTTGACTTCTTAATTAAATCTAAACAAGAAGATTTAGCCAATATAAAAGGCCCAATGAGTGATGCAGTTATTCGCTTGCGAGAAGAAGTTTCTGAGCAAATAAAAGCATTGAAAGAAATAATTGAATTAGGTGCTAAATATGATTTAGACTTAACGCGTCCTGCTGAAAATGCAAAAGAAGCGGTACAATGGACTTATATGGCTTACCTAGCTGCTGTAAAAGAGCAGGATGGAGCAGCAATGTCTTTAGGAAATGTATCTACATTTTTAGATATCTATATTGAGAATGATTTACAAGAAGGTCTTATTACTGAGGAAGAAGCTCAGGAATATATCGATCAGTTTGTTATGAAACTTCGTATGGTACGTCATTTAAGAATGAGTGCTTATGATGAAATTTTTGCAGGAGACCCAACTTGGGTAACTGAAGCTATAGGTGGTATGTTTGAAGATGGAAGAACTAAGGTTACTAAAACCTCTTTTCGTTTCTTAAATACCTTATACAATTTAGGCCCTTCACCAGAACCAAATATGACCATTCTCTGGTCTAAAAATTTACCACAGAACTTTAAAGATTTTTGTGCTAAAGTATCTATCGATACATCATCAATTCAATTTGAAAATGATGAATTAATGAGAGAAAGCAGAGGGTCTGATGATTACGGCATAGCATGTTGTGTGTCTCATCAGGCGTTAGGGAAATCCATCCAGTTCTTTGGAGCACGAACTAACTTAGCTAAAACATTGTTATTGGCTATTAATGGTGGGCGTTGTGAAATAACAGGAACTCAAATGGTAGATGGCATTGAACCTTGCGATTGTGAGTATTTAGATTTCGATAAAGTCATGGCTAATTTTAAAATAGCGATGAAAGAAGTAGCGCGTGTTTATAATGATTCCATGAACATTATTCACTATATGCATGATAAATATTATTATGAAAAAGCTCAAATGGCATTAATTGATACCAATCCAAGTATTAATATTGCTTATGGTATAGCTGGTTTATCAATTGTGGCA from Flavivirga abyssicola includes the following:
- a CDS encoding nuclear transport factor 2 family protein, with translation MRSTFFVLVICFPLSFFSQSNSNDKTNPERAASIVQQHIAPFNNRDLEQFANAFDVNVSVNRFPNDAMYSGRDKLKEDYTRFFKENKKSHVKVLNRIVLKNVVIDEELGTVNNKTNRHITIYETDHEDINSMTFIHNSKTTSNPESIVNKQLEAYNKGDIDVFMATYSNTIKLYKYPNSLISEGQEAMRKNYASFFEKAPNLNAQIVNRMVLGNKIVDNEKVTFNGNTFYAVAIYEVQNGKISKVTFIQ
- a CDS encoding DUF6265 family protein; protein product: MKVYIVITLIMMTSLFSLPCNAQVEKTLEPKLKNISWIAGNWKGEAFGGQTEENWSEPSGGSMMATFKLINDGKVSFYETEIIREVENTLILQLKHFNNDLKGWETKDETVDFPLKEITKNKVIFEGMSFEKVGDNEMNVYVDIKQKNGSIETVKFNYTK
- a CDS encoding acyl-CoA dehydrogenase family protein encodes the protein MEEKNILRGGQFLVKDTNCEDIFTPEDFNEDQLMMKEAVTEFVDREIWANKAQFEKKDYALTESCMQKAGELGFLSVSVPEEYGGMGMGFVDTMLVCDYISGATGSFSTAFGAHTGIGTMPITLYGTEEQKKKYVPKLASGEWFGSYCLTEPSAGSDANSGKTKAVLSADGKSYSITGQKMWISNAGFCSLMIVFARIEDDKNITGFIIEYDPENPNGITMGEEEHKLGIRASSTRQVFFNETVVPVENMLSTRGNGFKIAMNALNVGRIKLAAACLDAQRRVITESVKYANERIQFKTPISSFGAIRQKIAEMATNCWVGEAASYRAAKNIEDRIELRKNNGKDTHQEAELKGVEEYAIECSILKVAVSEYTQRCTDEGIQIFGGMGFSEETPIESAWRDARIARIYEGTNEINRMLSIGMLIKKAMKGHVDVLTPAMAVKDELVGIPSFDVPDYSELFSEEKNIVKNLKKLFLMVAGAALQKYGEKIEEQQQLMLAASDILIQIYLAETAILRAEKMAKKEGEDQAKEQIAMAKLNLFHAIDVIETAGKHSIISFSTGDEQRMMLMGLKRYIKYVNMPNIIELRDIIAKKVIQENKYCF
- a CDS encoding four helix bundle protein, which gives rise to MCAKQRHNYKNLKIWKLGLEITNSVSDILLDFPKHERFNLSSQISRCSVSIPSNIAEGSARTDKSFSHFLDISLGSSFELGTQLLVAHHRKYINKIILNTLEGKIEEFQRMTMGFQNSLN
- a CDS encoding acetyl-CoA C-acyltransferase, which translates into the protein MKTAYIVKAYRTAVGKAPKGVFRFKRTDELAAETIQYMMKELPQLDKTRIDDVIVGNAMPEGSQGLNMARLISLMGLNSVDVPGVTVNRFCSSGIETIGIATAKIQSGMADCIIAGGAESMSAVPMTGFKPELNYDIVKAGHEDYYWGMGNTAEAVANQFKVSREDQDEFAYNSHMKALKAQAENRFQDQIVPIDVEQTYIDSNGKKATKSYTVTKDEGPRAGTSKEALAKLRAVFAAGGSVTAGNSSQMSDGAAFVMVMSEEMVKELNLEPIARLVNYAAAGVEPRIMGIGPVKAIPKALKQAGLQQSDLELIELNEAFASQSLAVIRELDLNPDIINVNGGAIALGHPLGCTGAKLSVQLFDEMRKRNMKGKYGAVTMCVGTGQGACGIFEFLN
- a CDS encoding four helix bundle protein, coding for MARHNFKKLKVWENGITLVSDNYKLTRTFPDIEKFNLISQMNRSAVSIPSNIAEGSSKSTDKHFKKYLENSLGSAFEWETQLIVSHNEGYLNKNKFEELENKILQIQKMLGKFIDNLDD
- a CDS encoding 3-hydroxyacyl-CoA dehydrogenase/enoyl-CoA hydratase family protein yields the protein MSKRRIKKVAIIGSGIMGSGIACHFANIGVDVLLLDIVPRELNDKEKSKGLTLEDKVVRNRLVNDALAASLKSKPSPIYHSKFANRITTGNLEDDIAKVAHVDWIMEVVVERLDIKQQVFESLEKHRTPGTLITSNTSGIPIKFMSEGRSEDFQKHFCGTHFFNPARYLKLFEIIPGPKTDTLVLEFLNSYGEQFLGKTSVVAKDTPAFIGNRIGIFSIMSLFHAVKDMGLTIEEVDKLSGPVIGRPKSATFRTVDVVGLDTLVHVANGIAENCKEDERLELFKLPDFIDTMMKNKWLGSKTKQGFYKKTVSAEGKKEILSLDLNTLEYRAAKKAKFATLELTKTIDNVVDRFKVLVSGKDKAGAFYRKSFAALFAYVSNRIPEITDELYKIDDAMKAGFGWEHGPFQIWDAIGVEKGIEIMEAEGLAPAAWVNDMLASGSKSFYSVKEGATYAYDIPKKTQEKIPGQDAFIILDNIRKSNEVFKNSGVVIEDLGDGILNCEFQSKMNTIGGDVLAGLNKAIDLAEKEYQGLIIGNQGANFSVGANIGMIFMMAVEQEYDELNAAIKYFQDTMMRMRYSSIPTISAPHGMSLGGACELSMHADKVVAAAETYIGLVEFGVGVIPGGAGSKEMALRASDTFRKGDVELNILQEYFLTIGMAKVATSAYEAFDMGVLQKGKDIVVTNKDRQIATAKAHAKLMAEAGYTQPVKRKDVKVLGKQALGMFLVGTDSMEAANYISEHDHKIANKLAYVMAGGDLSEPTLVTEQYLLDLEREAFLSLCTERKTLERIQHMLTTGKPLRN
- a CDS encoding MarR family winged helix-turn-helix transcriptional regulator — protein: MKDKTIDYILRTTWLAVQKMYNEEAAKFESTMATGFTLLSIDREEGTPSTALGPKMGMEATSLSRILKTMEAKGLIERKPNPKDGRGVIISLTDFGLEKRAYSREKVLTFNEAIKSKVSEEKLNSFYEVAEVINDMVLNKKIYNQND
- a CDS encoding AMP-dependent synthetase/ligase; the encoded protein is MKEITRLFDFPYYQLKNHPLDAALVTKYDGKWVKTSTKEYIDKANAISRALLSLDVKKHDKIAVISTTNRTEWNIIDIGILQIGAQNIPIYPTIGADDYEYILNHSESIYCFVSDEDVLEKVNAIKSKTKLKEIYSFNHIKGCKHYSELLKLGKDESTQEDVEKRKEAVSSIDLATIIYTSGTTGKPKGVMLSHNNIVSNVLSAQLKFPLKQGERALSFLPICHIFERVFLYLYQFGSIETYFAESMDKIGDNAKEIKPATMTVVPRLIEKVYDKIIAKGTALTGIKKMLFFWAVEVGTKFEPYKKNGLWYELKLAIARKLIFKKWQEALGGNIVFMASGSAALQAKLGRIFGAADMPIMECYGLTETSPGISASDKRNNQWKIGYVGKVIDGVEVKIAEDGEILCKGPNVMMGYYKDEAKTAEVMTGDYFHTGDIGEFDAEGFLKITDRKKEMFKTSGGKYVAPTLLENQFKQSRFIEQIMVIGDGEKMPAALIQLNFEFVEEWARRHDIPFKSSNDLINNPKLLARIQEEIDAANKDFGKWEQIKKFEITPDIWSIDAGHLTPTLKMKRKVIKAKYVDLIEKIYRP